A window from Embleya scabrispora encodes these proteins:
- a CDS encoding aminoglycoside phosphotransferase family protein, with product MTTSTPLDVPDTFAAAHGGTAAGRAWIAALPTLAADVMDRWSLRPDGPVAHGMAAVVLPVTRADGTPAVLRLQQVAEDNAGVVPGLRAWRGEGIVRLLDHDPDTDAQLLERLDATRTLAALPDDAVAMQILAELMARLVAVPAPPGMRRLADIAAAMLDETPRAVAALADPAERRLVRTCASAVAELVDEPGDRLLHWDLHYDNVLAGEREPWLAIDPEPLAGDPGFDLWPALDSRRSEAPATGDEARAVYRRFDRLTEVVGLDRQRAVGWTLGRILQNALWDVEDGNTTLDPAQVALAETLLRR from the coding sequence ATGACCACGTCGACACCCCTCGACGTCCCCGACACGTTCGCCGCGGCGCACGGCGGGACCGCCGCCGGTCGCGCCTGGATCGCCGCGCTGCCGACCCTGGCCGCCGATGTCATGGACCGCTGGTCCCTGCGTCCGGACGGCCCCGTCGCCCACGGCATGGCCGCCGTCGTGCTCCCGGTGACCCGCGCCGACGGTACGCCCGCCGTACTGCGGCTCCAGCAGGTCGCCGAGGACAACGCCGGCGTCGTGCCCGGCCTGCGGGCCTGGCGGGGCGAGGGCATCGTGCGCCTGCTCGACCACGACCCGGACACCGACGCCCAACTCCTCGAACGCCTCGACGCGACACGCACGTTGGCGGCGCTGCCCGACGACGCCGTCGCCATGCAGATCCTGGCCGAGTTGATGGCCCGCCTGGTCGCGGTGCCGGCGCCTCCCGGGATGCGCCGACTGGCCGACATCGCCGCGGCCATGCTCGACGAGACACCTCGCGCGGTGGCGGCGCTGGCCGACCCGGCCGAACGCCGACTCGTGCGCACCTGCGCGTCGGCCGTGGCCGAACTCGTCGACGAACCCGGCGATCGCCTGCTGCACTGGGACCTGCACTACGACAACGTCCTGGCCGGCGAGCGCGAGCCGTGGCTGGCCATCGACCCCGAACCGCTGGCCGGCGACCCCGGCTTCGACCTGTGGCCCGCGCTGGACAGCCGCCGGTCCGAGGCCCCGGCGACGGGTGACGAGGCCCGCGCGGTGTACCGCCGCTTCGACCGACTCACCGAGGTGGTCGGCCTGGACCGACAACGCGCCGTCGGCTGGACCCTCGGCCGGATCCTGCAGAACGCGCTGTGGGACGTCGAGGACGGCAACACCACCCTCGACCCCGCCCAGGTCGCGCTCGCCGAGACCCTGCTGCGCCGCTAG
- a CDS encoding NAD-dependent epimerase/dehydratase family protein → MSTASELHVVLGAGGAVGATLVDELHARGRRIRAVNRSGGLTVPEGVEVVRGDVTTPDGATAACAGAAVVYHCAAPAYPAWVSEFPPLTDAIRRGAAAAGAKLVFADNLYMYGPVGTAIAEDMPYAATNPKGRVRAAMARSLPAAHEAGELRVAIGRASDYFGPRGVNSTVGDTVFGAAVRGKVVRWVGSPDQPHSLSYLPESPRAWRCSARTPGPTAGPGTCPRPNR, encoded by the coding sequence ATGTCCACCGCGTCCGAACTGCACGTGGTCCTCGGCGCCGGCGGCGCCGTCGGCGCCACACTCGTCGACGAACTGCACGCTCGCGGCCGGCGGATCCGGGCCGTCAACCGCAGTGGCGGGCTCACCGTGCCCGAGGGTGTCGAGGTGGTGCGCGGCGACGTCACCACGCCCGACGGCGCGACCGCCGCCTGCGCCGGGGCCGCGGTGGTGTACCACTGCGCGGCGCCGGCCTACCCGGCCTGGGTGAGTGAGTTCCCACCGCTGACCGACGCGATCCGCCGGGGCGCGGCGGCGGCCGGGGCCAAGCTGGTGTTCGCCGACAACCTGTACATGTACGGTCCGGTGGGCACCGCGATAGCAGAGGACATGCCCTACGCCGCAACGAACCCCAAGGGGCGGGTGCGGGCCGCGATGGCGCGGTCGTTGCCGGCCGCGCACGAGGCCGGCGAACTGCGGGTGGCGATCGGGCGGGCCTCCGACTACTTCGGGCCGCGCGGGGTGAACAGCACGGTGGGCGACACGGTGTTCGGCGCCGCGGTACGGGGCAAGGTGGTGCGCTGGGTGGGGTCGCCGGACCAGCCGCACTCGCTGAGCTACCTGCCCGAGTCGCCAAGGGCTTGGCGGTGCTCGGCGAGGACGCCCGGGCCGACGGCCGGGCCTGGCACGTGCCCGCGGCCGAACCGCTGA
- a CDS encoding TetR/AcrR family transcriptional regulator: MGRPRTRDWDELRRALIDAAGRLLAAEGPQALSTRRVAHEVGTSTTAVYNLFQDKAGLLRAMFLDGFAALEERFARVPVDGDPEADLLALGHAYRAAARANPHRYDLMFGRPIAEFRPDEADLARIGGTHDTLLRAVARCVDAGRFGPADPADVAAHMSALVHGLASLELRGALGDEECADRRWRLALEAACRGHHPEPAG; this comes from the coding sequence ATGGGACGGCCACGTACGCGCGATTGGGATGAACTGCGCCGCGCACTGATCGACGCCGCCGGTCGACTGCTCGCTGCCGAGGGTCCACAGGCGCTCAGCACCCGGCGGGTCGCCCACGAGGTGGGCACTTCGACGACCGCCGTCTACAACCTCTTCCAGGACAAGGCGGGCCTGCTGCGGGCGATGTTCCTGGACGGCTTCGCGGCTCTGGAGGAGCGGTTCGCCCGGGTGCCGGTCGACGGCGACCCCGAGGCCGACCTGCTGGCCCTGGGCCACGCCTACCGCGCCGCGGCTCGGGCCAATCCGCACCGCTACGACCTGATGTTCGGCCGACCGATCGCCGAATTCCGTCCCGACGAGGCGGATCTGGCCCGGATCGGCGGCACCCACGACACGCTGCTGCGCGCCGTCGCCCGCTGTGTGGACGCCGGCCGGTTCGGGCCCGCCGACCCGGCGGACGTAGCCGCCCACATGAGCGCCCTCGTACACGGGCTGGCCAGTCTGGAACTGCGCGGCGCGCTGGGCGACGAGGAGTGCGCCGACCGCCGCTGGCGCCTGGCCCTGGAGGCCGCGTGTCGCGGCCACCACCCCGAGCCGGCCGGATAG
- a CDS encoding winged helix-turn-helix transcriptional regulator produces MRYTDLADADCAITQALGVVGDWWTLLLVRDVAAGVHQFGALHEQVGISRKVLAQRLKALVEHGVLEKRLYHPHPPRYEYHLTDAGRGLLPVLVALQNWGTQFVLGDGTLTATGEADSAEARRAHALVGTKLPALTLRPAAQAGAATATAERVDPIADTPWTVLYCFPGAYAPGVQGHPPGWDQIPGAPGCTLESATYRDRLTEFTARGATVLGVSTQRPDQLAAFAAHANIPFPLLSDADLELAAALRLPTFRAAGVDRLKRLTLLLDDTRTVRGVLYPLPDPAGSVADALALIDTRTRPASATG; encoded by the coding sequence ATGCGATATACCGATCTGGCGGACGCCGACTGCGCCATCACCCAGGCGCTCGGCGTCGTCGGCGACTGGTGGACCCTGCTGCTCGTGCGCGATGTGGCAGCGGGCGTACATCAGTTCGGCGCGCTCCACGAACAGGTCGGGATCAGCCGCAAGGTGCTGGCCCAGCGGCTCAAGGCCCTGGTCGAACACGGTGTGTTGGAGAAGCGGCTCTACCACCCGCACCCGCCGCGGTACGAATACCACCTCACCGACGCCGGGCGCGGCCTGCTCCCGGTCCTGGTCGCCCTGCAGAACTGGGGTACGCAGTTCGTGCTCGGCGACGGCACGCTCACCGCCACCGGCGAGGCCGATTCCGCCGAGGCCCGCCGGGCGCACGCCCTGGTCGGCACCAAACTGCCCGCGCTCACCCTGCGCCCCGCCGCCCAGGCCGGCGCCGCGACCGCCACCGCCGAGCGCGTCGACCCGATCGCCGACACTCCGTGGACGGTCCTGTACTGCTTCCCCGGCGCCTACGCCCCCGGCGTCCAGGGGCATCCCCCCGGCTGGGACCAAATCCCCGGCGCCCCCGGCTGCACCCTGGAATCCGCCACCTACCGCGACCGCCTCACCGAATTCACCGCCCGCGGCGCCACCGTGCTCGGCGTGAGCACCCAACGCCCCGACCAATTGGCCGCGTTCGCCGCGCACGCGAACATCCCGTTCCCACTCCTGTCCGACGCCGACCTCGAACTGGCCGCCGCACTACGCCTGCCCACCTTCCGAGCCGCGGGCGTCGACCGCCTCAAGCGGCTCACCCTGCTCCTCGACGACACCCGCACCGTGCGCGGCGTCCTGTACCCGCTCCCCGACCCGGCCGGCTCGGTCGCCGACGCCCTGGCCCTGATCGACACCCGAACCCGCCCCGCCTCCGCCACCGGGTAG
- a CDS encoding IclR family transcriptional regulator — MPGTTPRDADHGSGHRGRNSTADRALDILLLFRDDRLALTASQVAGHLGVARSTAYRYLQSLTTSGFLEENDGGVGFRLGPRVLDLARLARKGVGLSELARPVMRELALAVGQPVLLTRRTGDSVVCLEREEALHTLRLSYERGQVFPVNAGAAALTLLAWAPDADIERVLARPLPRFTDATITHPDELRVRLAGIRARGYAVARGEFDPDLLGIGAPVHREDGTIVAAVSIAALSHRIPDEQVPHYVTAVRASAAELSARVSRMGL, encoded by the coding sequence ATGCCAGGAACCACCCCCCGGGACGCCGACCACGGGTCGGGCCATCGTGGGCGCAACTCCACGGCCGACCGCGCCCTCGACATCCTGCTGCTGTTCCGCGACGACCGGCTCGCGCTGACCGCGTCGCAGGTCGCCGGGCATCTGGGGGTGGCCCGGTCCACCGCGTACCGCTATCTGCAGAGCCTGACCACCAGCGGGTTCCTGGAGGAGAACGACGGCGGTGTCGGCTTTCGGCTCGGGCCGCGGGTGCTCGATCTGGCCCGGCTGGCCCGCAAGGGGGTCGGGCTGTCGGAGCTGGCCCGCCCGGTGATGCGCGAACTGGCGCTCGCGGTCGGCCAGCCGGTGTTGCTGACCCGGCGCACCGGCGATTCGGTGGTGTGTCTGGAGCGCGAGGAGGCGCTGCATACGTTGCGCCTGTCCTACGAGCGCGGCCAGGTGTTCCCCGTCAACGCCGGCGCCGCCGCGCTGACGCTGCTGGCGTGGGCGCCCGACGCCGACATCGAACGGGTACTGGCCCGCCCGCTCCCGCGCTTCACCGACGCGACCATCACCCACCCGGACGAACTGCGGGTACGCCTGGCCGGCATCCGGGCCCGGGGCTACGCGGTGGCCCGCGGCGAGTTCGACCCGGACCTGCTCGGCATCGGCGCCCCGGTACACCGCGAGGACGGCACGATCGTCGCGGCGGTCAGCATCGCCGCGCTGTCCCACCGCATCCCCGACGAGCAGGTGCCGCACTACGTGACGGCGGTCCGCGCCTCGGCGGCGGAGCTGTCCGCGCGGGTGAGTCGGATGGGACTGTAG
- a CDS encoding class F sortase, which produces MARPDTRPAQRTRRSGPLAAGATALALIAGLWLVHHGVGDGSVERPPAPVADVAAVPHARAPADGPRRVDAAPLPTSVPVRMRIPAIGVNAPMGTLGTGPDRRLATPPVGNRNLVGWYRDGVAPGARGNAVTVGHADTRSGPAVFFKLGLLRVGDRIEVQRRDRRTAVFSIDAVRSFPKDAFPDDIVYGATDAAELRVITCGGHYDKHTGYAANVVVFAHLTATR; this is translated from the coding sequence ATGGCACGTCCTGACACACGGCCGGCGCAGCGTACCCGTCGCTCCGGCCCGCTGGCGGCCGGAGCGACCGCGCTGGCGCTGATCGCCGGGCTGTGGCTGGTTCACCACGGTGTGGGAGACGGCAGCGTCGAACGGCCGCCGGCTCCCGTCGCGGACGTGGCCGCCGTCCCGCACGCCCGGGCGCCCGCCGACGGGCCGCGCCGCGTGGACGCCGCACCGCTGCCGACGTCGGTGCCGGTCAGGATGCGGATCCCGGCGATCGGCGTGAACGCGCCGATGGGTACCCTCGGCACCGGCCCGGACCGCCGGCTGGCCACCCCGCCGGTGGGCAACAGGAACCTGGTCGGCTGGTATCGCGACGGGGTCGCGCCGGGGGCTCGCGGCAACGCCGTCACGGTCGGCCACGCGGACACCCGCTCCGGCCCGGCCGTGTTCTTCAAACTCGGCCTGCTGCGCGTCGGCGACCGGATCGAGGTGCAGCGCCGGGACCGCAGGACGGCGGTGTTCAGCATCGACGCGGTCCGGTCCTTCCCGAAGGACGCTTTCCCGGACGACATCGTCTACGGCGCCACCGACGCCGCCGAACTACGCGTGATCACCTGCGGCGGCCACTACGACAAACACACCGGCTATGCCGCGAATGTGGTTGTTTTTGCCCACCTGACCGCCACTCGCTAG
- a CDS encoding SpoIIE family protein phosphatase — translation MGTPHTAGADDAGDPSSAVPWGADRALLDHLLNRAPIGMAVVDRDLRCVWINDQLEVRGGIPRDKRLGRRLSEVLPGLPADHIEAQMREVLTTGVPLIDHEYQGRTAGDPEHVHAYSTSFFRLEDGEGRPAGVCYLVIDVTDRWRARQRLALLSDIGARIGTTLDVARTAQELADVAVPDLADFVAVDLLEPVLGGVEPEPGPVRRANPDLIRVGQRSVREGRHGGADDDLVESIARIGERAPVARNSPGARCLVDGKAVLEPLLDPDLLPWLAEDRVSTDRTRRVGLHSMMVVPIRARGTILGVTHFFRRDTPDPFESDDLILAEEFVSRAAVCIDNARRFTHEHAAALALQRSLLPHGLPRQTAVEVASRYLPADDRAGVGGDWFDVIPLSGARVALVVGDVAGHGTHAAATMGRLRASVHTLADLDMSPDELLAHLDDLVIRFVDEEGTGEGGVDTTALGASCLYAVYDPVSRLCTMARAGHPPPALVHPDGTVEFPDLPAGPPLGLGGLPFEAAELELPEGSLLVLYTDGLVEGRDRDVESGMDRLRASLADPDRPLDELCRSVLGILPQNPPQDDVALLIARTRKLDSSKVVSWDLPADPAFVAEARTLAGRQLAEWGLDEIAFTTELVVSELVTNAIRYASGPIRVRLIRDATLICEVSDATSTTPRLRHARTTDEGGRGLFLVAQFTQRWGTRYTTDGKTIWAELLLSGPE, via the coding sequence ATGGGCACACCGCACACCGCCGGTGCCGACGACGCCGGCGATCCCTCGTCCGCCGTGCCCTGGGGCGCGGACCGGGCACTCCTCGACCATCTGCTCAACCGGGCGCCCATCGGCATGGCGGTGGTCGACCGCGACCTGCGCTGCGTGTGGATCAACGACCAATTGGAGGTGCGGGGCGGCATCCCGCGCGACAAACGCCTGGGCCGGCGGCTCAGCGAGGTGCTGCCCGGGCTGCCGGCGGACCACATCGAGGCGCAGATGCGCGAGGTCCTGACCACCGGGGTGCCGCTGATCGACCACGAGTACCAGGGCCGCACCGCCGGCGATCCGGAGCACGTGCACGCCTATTCGACCTCCTTCTTCCGCCTGGAGGACGGCGAAGGACGCCCGGCCGGGGTCTGCTACCTGGTCATCGACGTCACCGACCGGTGGCGGGCCAGGCAACGGCTGGCCCTGCTGAGCGACATCGGCGCCCGGATCGGCACCACCCTCGACGTGGCGCGCACCGCCCAGGAACTGGCCGACGTCGCCGTCCCCGACCTGGCCGACTTCGTCGCGGTGGACCTGCTCGAACCGGTGCTCGGCGGCGTCGAGCCCGAACCGGGCCCGGTCCGCCGGGCCAACCCCGACCTGATCCGGGTCGGCCAGCGCTCGGTGCGCGAGGGCCGGCACGGCGGCGCGGACGACGACCTCGTCGAATCGATCGCCCGGATCGGCGAACGCGCCCCCGTGGCCCGCAACTCCCCCGGCGCCCGCTGCCTCGTCGACGGCAAGGCCGTCCTCGAACCGCTTTTGGATCCGGACCTGCTGCCGTGGCTCGCCGAGGACCGCGTCTCCACCGACCGCACCCGCCGGGTGGGCCTGCACTCGATGATGGTCGTCCCGATTCGGGCCCGCGGCACCATCCTCGGCGTGACGCACTTCTTCCGCCGCGACACCCCCGACCCGTTCGAGAGCGACGACCTGATCCTGGCCGAGGAGTTCGTCTCCCGCGCCGCGGTGTGCATCGACAACGCGCGGCGCTTCACCCATGAGCACGCCGCCGCGCTGGCCCTGCAGCGCAGCCTGCTCCCGCACGGGCTGCCCCGGCAGACCGCGGTCGAGGTGGCCAGCCGCTATCTGCCCGCCGACGACCGGGCCGGGGTGGGCGGCGACTGGTTCGACGTGATCCCGCTGTCCGGCGCGCGCGTCGCGCTCGTGGTCGGCGACGTGGCCGGGCACGGCACGCACGCGGCGGCGACGATGGGCCGGCTGCGCGCGTCCGTACACACCCTGGCCGACCTGGACATGTCCCCCGACGAACTGCTCGCCCACCTGGACGATTTGGTCATCCGGTTCGTCGACGAGGAGGGCACCGGCGAGGGCGGCGTGGACACCACCGCGCTGGGCGCGAGCTGCCTGTACGCGGTCTACGACCCGGTGAGCCGGCTGTGCACGATGGCCCGTGCCGGGCATCCGCCGCCCGCGCTGGTCCACCCCGACGGCACGGTGGAGTTCCCGGACCTGCCCGCCGGGCCGCCGCTCGGGCTGGGCGGACTGCCGTTCGAGGCGGCCGAACTGGAACTGCCCGAGGGCAGCCTGCTCGTGCTCTACACCGACGGCCTGGTCGAGGGGCGCGATCGCGACGTCGAGTCGGGGATGGACCGGCTGCGCGCCTCGCTGGCCGATCCCGACCGGCCGTTGGACGAGTTGTGCCGGTCGGTGCTGGGCATCCTGCCGCAGAACCCGCCGCAGGACGACGTGGCGCTGCTGATCGCCCGTACCCGCAAACTGGACTCCTCGAAGGTGGTGTCCTGGGACCTCCCGGCCGACCCCGCCTTCGTCGCCGAGGCACGCACCCTGGCGGGCCGGCAGCTCGCCGAATGGGGGCTGGACGAGATCGCCTTCACCACCGAACTGGTGGTCAGCGAACTGGTCACCAACGCCATCCGCTACGCCTCCGGGCCGATCCGGGTGCGGCTGATCCGCGACGCCACGCTGATCTGCGAGGTGTCCGACGCGACCAGCACCACACCTCGGTTGCGGCACGCGCGGACCACCGACGAGGGCGGGCGCGGGTTGTTCCTGGTCGCCCAGTTCACCCAGCGCTGGGGCACCCGCTACACCACCGACGGCAAGACGATCTGGGCGGAATTGCTGCTGTCCGGACCGGAATGA
- a CDS encoding SpoIIE family protein phosphatase: protein MSGSGPGADTGPLPLPVHRSGADRDDHVDGILADCSNCLDAAVRATGAYAGVVYLRSPDRRSLVLAKVAGLAVSLLGPWSRVPVNGALPAPEAYRTGRTVFLADDGDTMRRFPQLALGMPYAYASASAPVRGNGGNGGGETFGVVTLMWPASPGRGLPAARRRRLRAAAKRLGNALEARSGPGTDIAYDGPPTVTLLPTDTFPLIRVGLFDWNVTTGDFDADEELCELFGVAPADFDRRAATLAARVVSGGGREFREAAHRAVETGRVLAWRLQVAGPDGTRRPLEVWGRIPEDETGGRARHLVGAVLDLGTGAAAAEAVERLRDGVFSLDGEGRVTYASRNLADLLGVRLEDVLGRAPWDALPWLADPAYEDRYRAAMLSQQPGSFLARTPRDRWLAFSLYPDPYGLTGKVVPVAPPPGASDAADATAAARPTGAPETEAAPPRLGAIYHVLQMAGALTEAVSVGEVCEVVADQILPAFGGRELAIYVVRDKRFFLALESGYPEGFLDHFEGVALDAALPGVEALTRGVPIFIESAEELSAAYPGIPLDEMSAWAFLPLIASDRAVGSCILGFDRRHAFTPEERSVLTALSGLIAQALERARLYDAEFALARGLQHALLPHRLPTLPNLEVVARYLPGTQGMEIGGDWYDVIDTGRAVALVIGDVEGHSVAAAGTMGQLRSAVRAFATGGQRPDEVVSCTNRLLADLDPGLFASCCYIELDPESGRAEAVRAGHPPPLLRGADGRTRVVELPGGPLLGVDRAAEYPVTRMALEPGSVLALYTDGLVEEVGVDLDRGIDRMRASLSHAADTNLSDLADRMLRDAGRLTERADDVAVLLTRRLRPIPGMGSAPNGAPAAGPGPADLR, encoded by the coding sequence ATGAGCGGAAGCGGTCCCGGGGCCGATACCGGTCCCCTCCCCCTCCCGGTGCACCGGAGCGGCGCCGATCGTGACGACCACGTCGACGGGATCCTGGCCGACTGCTCCAACTGCCTCGACGCGGCGGTCCGGGCCACCGGGGCCTACGCCGGGGTGGTCTACCTGCGCTCGCCCGATCGTCGCTCGCTGGTTCTCGCCAAGGTCGCGGGCCTGGCCGTGTCCCTGCTCGGCCCGTGGAGCCGGGTCCCGGTCAACGGCGCGCTGCCCGCGCCGGAGGCGTACCGCACCGGCCGCACCGTCTTCCTCGCCGACGACGGCGACACCATGCGGCGCTTCCCGCAGTTGGCGCTCGGCATGCCGTACGCCTACGCGTCCGCCTCGGCCCCGGTCCGCGGCAACGGCGGCAACGGCGGCGGCGAGACGTTCGGCGTGGTCACACTGATGTGGCCCGCCTCCCCCGGACGCGGGCTGCCGGCCGCTCGAAGACGCCGACTGCGCGCGGCGGCCAAGCGGCTCGGCAACGCCCTGGAGGCCCGCAGCGGACCCGGCACGGACATCGCCTACGACGGTCCGCCGACGGTGACCCTGCTGCCCACCGACACCTTCCCGCTGATCCGGGTGGGCCTGTTCGACTGGAACGTGACCACCGGCGACTTCGACGCCGACGAGGAACTGTGCGAGTTGTTCGGCGTCGCCCCGGCCGACTTCGACCGCCGCGCGGCCACGCTGGCCGCCCGGGTGGTCTCCGGCGGCGGGCGCGAGTTCCGCGAGGCCGCGCACCGGGCGGTGGAGACCGGTCGGGTGCTGGCCTGGCGCCTCCAGGTGGCCGGCCCCGACGGCACGCGCCGACCGCTGGAGGTGTGGGGCCGCATCCCCGAGGACGAGACCGGCGGCCGGGCGCGGCACCTGGTCGGCGCCGTCCTGGACCTCGGCACCGGAGCAGCCGCCGCGGAGGCCGTGGAGCGGCTGCGCGACGGCGTCTTCTCGCTCGACGGCGAGGGCCGGGTCACCTACGCCAGCCGCAACCTGGCCGACCTGCTCGGAGTGCGCCTGGAGGACGTACTCGGCCGCGCCCCCTGGGACGCGCTGCCCTGGCTCGCCGATCCCGCGTACGAGGACCGCTACCGGGCCGCGATGCTCTCCCAACAACCCGGCTCGTTCCTGGCCCGCACCCCGCGCGACCGCTGGTTGGCGTTCTCGCTCTACCCCGACCCGTACGGCCTGACCGGCAAGGTGGTCCCGGTCGCCCCGCCGCCCGGCGCGAGCGACGCGGCGGACGCCACCGCGGCCGCCCGGCCGACCGGCGCGCCGGAGACCGAGGCCGCCCCGCCCCGGCTCGGCGCGATCTACCACGTACTCCAGATGGCCGGCGCGCTCACCGAGGCGGTGTCCGTCGGCGAGGTGTGCGAGGTCGTCGCCGACCAGATCCTGCCCGCCTTCGGCGGCCGGGAGCTGGCCATCTACGTGGTCCGTGACAAACGTTTCTTCCTGGCCCTGGAGAGCGGCTATCCCGAGGGGTTCCTGGACCACTTCGAGGGTGTCGCGCTGGACGCGGCGCTGCCCGGTGTGGAGGCGCTGACCCGGGGCGTGCCGATCTTCATCGAATCGGCGGAGGAGCTGAGCGCCGCGTACCCCGGGATCCCGCTGGACGAGATGTCCGCGTGGGCCTTCCTGCCGCTGATCGCCTCCGACCGGGCGGTGGGCAGCTGCATCCTCGGCTTCGACCGGCGGCACGCGTTCACCCCCGAGGAGCGCTCGGTACTCACCGCGCTGAGCGGCCTGATCGCCCAGGCCCTGGAACGGGCCCGGCTCTACGACGCGGAATTCGCCCTCGCCCGCGGCCTGCAACACGCGCTGCTCCCGCACCGGCTGCCGACACTGCCGAACCTGGAGGTGGTGGCCCGCTACCTGCCCGGCACCCAGGGCATGGAGATCGGCGGCGACTGGTACGACGTGATCGACACCGGGCGGGCCGTCGCCCTGGTGATCGGCGACGTCGAGGGGCACAGCGTGGCCGCGGCCGGCACCATGGGCCAACTGCGGAGCGCGGTACGGGCGTTCGCCACCGGGGGGCAGCGGCCCGACGAGGTGGTGAGCTGTACCAATCGACTGCTCGCCGATCTGGACCCCGGCCTGTTCGCCAGCTGCTGCTACATCGAACTCGACCCGGAGAGCGGGCGGGCCGAGGCCGTCCGGGCGGGTCATCCACCGCCGCTGCTGCGCGGTGCCGACGGCCGTACCCGCGTGGTCGAACTGCCCGGCGGCCCGCTGCTCGGGGTGGACCGGGCCGCCGAATACCCGGTGACCCGAATGGCCCTGGAGCCCGGTTCGGTCCTGGCGCTGTACACCGACGGCCTCGTCGAGGAGGTGGGCGTGGACCTGGATCGGGGCATCGACCGCATGCGCGCCTCCCTCTCACACGCCGCCGACACCAACCTCTCCGACCTGGCCGACCGCATGTTGCGCGACGCGGGCCGGCTGACCGAGCGGGCCGACGACGTGGCCGTACTGCTCACCCGCCGGCTGCGGCCGATCCCGGGCATGGGGTCCGCCCCGAACGGCGCACCCGCCGCGGGCCCGGGACCCGCCGATCTGCGCTGA
- a CDS encoding alpha/beta hydrolase: MSVAAAAPSARPARADLAAAPTSRPIAWQPCAQDPTADCGTLTLPVDWTRPHGATFEMAVARRKATDPARRIGSLVLNYGGPGSLGVDDVVGTYKNFFSAEIDARFDRVGFDPRGWGRSAPLDCPQAGPRPTVDPTTAAGFAAFAADNRRLADGCRVATGPLYDHLDTLAVVRDIDALRAALGDARLSFWGVSYGTLMAQQYAELFPHRFRALVADSNMDHSIDGAEFLESEAANAEDSFTEFVKWCAGSADCSLHGRDVEVLFERLYARARAGTLYVPGDPTHGLGPDNLLSGVQFLMSYLKHDPAETLTAARNRVADLLAGMDAAPPLPAPPPPYVPDLDARTSQAVLCSDWSLDIPDPGALAAVDRRSKAVAPHMRRNIQAWNAMTYCLGRPTPVTNPPRPYRVAGAAPILLVNNRHDPQTPLSWAVHAARRIRGATLVTAAGWGHMSYDKNRCAAALTDRYLIDPRTPVPTTHCAPD; the protein is encoded by the coding sequence GTGAGCGTCGCCGCCGCCGCGCCTTCGGCACGCCCCGCCCGGGCCGACCTCGCCGCCGCCCCGACCTCCCGCCCGATCGCCTGGCAACCGTGCGCCCAGGACCCCACCGCCGACTGCGGCACGCTCACCCTGCCCGTCGACTGGACCCGACCGCACGGCGCGACCTTCGAGATGGCCGTGGCCCGACGCAAGGCGACCGACCCCGCCCGCCGCATCGGCTCCCTCGTGCTGAACTACGGCGGCCCCGGCTCGCTCGGCGTCGACGACGTGGTCGGCACCTACAAGAACTTTTTCTCGGCGGAGATCGACGCCCGGTTCGACCGGGTCGGCTTCGATCCGCGTGGCTGGGGCCGCAGCGCCCCGCTCGACTGCCCGCAGGCCGGCCCCCGGCCCACCGTCGACCCCACCACCGCGGCCGGCTTCGCCGCGTTCGCCGCCGACAACCGCCGGTTGGCGGACGGTTGCCGGGTCGCCACCGGCCCGCTGTACGACCACCTCGACACACTCGCCGTGGTCCGCGACATCGACGCGCTGCGGGCCGCGCTCGGCGACGCGCGACTGAGCTTCTGGGGTGTGTCCTACGGCACGCTGATGGCACAGCAGTACGCCGAACTCTTCCCGCACCGCTTCCGCGCACTGGTGGCCGACAGCAACATGGACCACTCGATCGACGGCGCCGAATTCCTGGAATCCGAGGCCGCGAACGCCGAGGACTCCTTCACCGAATTCGTGAAGTGGTGCGCGGGCAGCGCCGATTGCTCCCTGCACGGCCGCGACGTCGAGGTCCTGTTCGAACGGCTCTACGCCCGCGCCCGGGCCGGCACCCTGTACGTGCCCGGCGACCCGACACACGGCCTCGGGCCGGACAACCTGCTGTCGGGCGTGCAGTTCCTGATGTCCTACCTGAAACACGATCCCGCCGAGACGCTCACCGCGGCCCGGAACCGGGTCGCCGACCTGCTCGCCGGCATGGACGCCGCCCCACCGCTGCCCGCGCCGCCCCCGCCGTACGTCCCCGATCTCGACGCCCGCACCTCGCAGGCCGTGCTCTGCTCCGACTGGAGCCTGGACATCCCCGACCCCGGCGCGCTCGCCGCCGTGGACCGCCGGTCGAAGGCGGTCGCGCCGCACATGCGCCGCAACATCCAGGCCTGGAACGCGATGACGTACTGCCTGGGCCGGCCCACCCCCGTGACCAACCCGCCGCGCCCCTACCGGGTGGCCGGCGCCGCACCGATCCTGCTGGTCAACAACCGGCACGACCCGCAGACACCGCTGTCCTGGGCCGTGCACGCGGCGCGGCGGATCCGCGGCGCGACCCTGGTCACCGCGGCCGGCTGGGGGCACATGAGCTACGACAAGAACCGCTGCGCGGCGGCACTCACCGACCGCTACCTGATCGACCCGCGCACACCCGTGCCGACCACCCACTGCGCACCCGATTGA